A segment of the Salminus brasiliensis chromosome 1, fSalBra1.hap2, whole genome shotgun sequence genome:
cactgaactGAAGAGAACAACATTATGAGTGTGGTTAATGGGTGGGATACACagattaggcagtgagtgaacagtcagttcttgaagaagAAACAAAGGGCAACTTTAAGGATTTGAGACTCGGTCAGAGCATCCCCAAATCTCCAGGTCTGTGAGGTGTTCCTAAAgggctccaaggaaggacaaccggtgaaccgacGACAGGGTCACAGGTGCCCAAGCCTGACTGATGAGATCCATGGAGCTCCCTGCTCCCTAGCTCTGAGACCCTCAGAGGGTCAGAGCTACTAGTGAGGTGGTATTGATGTTaaggctgatcagtgtacatcTCATTTCCTCAGACTTTTGCAGAGTactatatttactgtatttaagtattttaatattatcttggttttgttctttttactGGGCTTTTTTACTCTGATTACTTAATTCCTCACTAAATCAATGAATTGCTAGATTATAGGATGAGCCCTTCATCACAGTAACAGAGCAGACGGGGGGGAGAGACTGAGTGGGATGATTAAAGGCTGTAAGGCATAAATGTGTTGCAGTTTCAGCTCCCagtctttaaatggttctttaggagATGTGGAACAGTTTATCTTGTAACAGGTTTAATATGGTTGAAGGATGAAGCCTTTGAACACTAGAAAAAATGAAATCCATATGTTAAGACTTTGTAGCTGCTTATATCTAATCCCAAAAATGCTTGTGACCACAGTGAAATATTGCTCAGTTCAGGTGAAGGACTGTACAGGATGTATTGATGCTGTATGCATATTCGTCTGGACAGTCGTTAGCGTCATATTTGGTTTGTGCACAGTGGAGACAGTCGAATCTGAAGTAAGTGGGTTGTTTCCGGTGCCTAAATCACTACTCTGTCTTTCAAATTGGCACCAAAAGACAGTAAACGAGAAATATTAAGAAGCATATCCAGCAAAACAGGCAGCAGGAAGACACCTACCTATGACATCTCCCTTAACAGCTTATACACAACGGtagcttttttttccccttaaacgTGACTCTGTAAGTCAAACCTGTGCACCTACATAGAAGTAGAGCGACAACCAGTGTAAGACTtccaataaaacaaacaaaacaacaacaacatgtaaACACTCATATTTCCAACAGCATGCATGCTCTTTAAAGCTGACCAACTGAATCCGTCCAAGCCATGGACACCCAAGGGAGGAGAGCGATCAATGAATATCAGTGGCAAAAGAAAGTGAGCATAGCAGCAGCCCACTCTACTTCTTCCACATGTGATCACCCAAACCAGGGCTACGTTCACATTACAGGGTTCGAGTGCCGCAAATCAAGTAGTGGTAATTTAACTGTCAGTCAAGATGGTTACCAAAAGGTTTGTCATTTTTAGAAGAGATGTCTGAGGAGCTATTAGATAATACACTCACACAAGGAAGGGGCAAACAGGAGTTCCCACAACAACAAGTGGTAGACCACCAACGCTGCCCCCATTTAGATGAACAGCCTTCAACAGTCCTCATttttgagagagaggaggaaatcAAGCTTTTCTCCAGTTTCAGAGCTGCAAAAACTCCACAGGTGTATCTGTTCATCCATTCCACTGTGACAAGCCGACTCGACACGGTGGGCCTTACTGAAAAAAAGCAAACAGTCACAGAAGACTGAACAATGAACTGagcaccccagagtccagacctcaaaaTCTCTGAATTTCAGTAGATTCAGTTGTTGAGGCAGTTCTCTTTCCCTGACGCTGACAAATAACTAGCTTTCCTAATGGATATTTGGGCTAGAAAGGATATAAAAAGGGCTTAGACTTTTGCATAGGCACTGAGCATGGGCCTACTGCAGGTACTGAAcaatgtgtgcgtgtgcatctTTTCAGGGTACAGTTCCACACCACTGACTGATAAATAGGGGCAGTTGAGCATTGAGACCTGTAATGTGAATGTAGCCATGGATGTTTCTGGAAAAACAATGTCCTACTCTGGTATTAGCTCCATGTGTTAGCTTGTCCTGCATCTTCTAGTTCAGTGTTAGCAGCATGTGTTAGCCTAGCTCTCTTAGAGTAGCTACTCCAGCATGTCTACAGTCTATAGgcctttttccattttttttacagacggaaaaaaacatggttcttaacgCATTCAGATCTTCACATTTAATCTGATCTTTTAATTGAACAATCTTGAGAACAAAATTTGATTTCTGTTGGTCAATGTGATTCAAAGAGGCAGAAACTGAGTATTCCGCAAAAAAAAAGAACGCAACCGAAGTGCAAAAACTTCCGAAGTTGTTCCGAAGGCCTTTTAGGATGCAAGTAAGACATGAAGTCACTATAATACAGGTCAAGGCCCAGTGTCCCAAAACCATCATAACTTCACTTCAGCTTGgcagagagagtgttcagtgtgatgctcactcgACCATTTCATAAAAAACAGACTCTGTGTAAaatagctgtgcagcagtgtgctCCTGCACTGGGTGTTAGCTGTCCTCCTGTTTTTTCGTTCTAAGCAGCCTCAGTTCATCCTCCAGGCAGGTGATCCTCTCCAGCAAGGCTGCTCGGTCAGCCTGCGCTCGCTGGTCAGCCTGCATCCGCGCTTCGTAGATCTTCCTCTCATACCAGCGCTCCATCTGCGTGGACACGGCCTCAAAGAAGTACTGCGTCACCTCCAGCGCGTGCATATTGGCCCGTTCCTGCGCAAACGTGCTCTCTGCCTCTGCTGGCCGTTCCCCAAACACCTCCAGGGTCTTTGTGCCCCCACGGCCTTTAGTCCTTCCCTGGGAGTGCTTCTTATGGTGCCTGCCCCGCTCCTTGACCTGCCTGTCCCGTTCGTGGTCCTGTCGGCTGCTGCAGCGGCGTTCTGTGGCCGGTGAGAGGCTGCTGGCCCGGCTGGGTTTTAACACAGGCCATGCCTCCTGCTGAGCAGAGTCCTGGGGTTCTCGCTGCAGCCTGTGGGGGTCAGCAGAGAGCAGCGCACGCTCCTTCGGCCGGACCACACGGGGAGAAGACGACACCGATTTGTCTTGAGCCAGGGAGCAGGTGGGGTCTCTGCCGTTCTGCTTGTCGTCTTGAACGGGAGAgacataattaattatatattccTACATCATTTTTTGCTTATAACAAATAGGAGGATGAAATGAAACCCTTAGAGGAACAGTTTGGCAAAAAATCCAATTAACATGATATatgataataaattattaaatatattatatatatatatatatatatatatttaaatattgatGTTAACATTTATTGAGCGAGCTCCACCCATCTggggagagcaaggccaatagtgctctcttgggcttcggctgctgatggcaggcagcatgacccgggactGACTGAGAGACATTTGTGGGTGTGTATGCACAGAGATGAGATTATTGCCTGTCTAATTCTAGTagttgttagcaacattagcctaaaatctcctgttctaaactaaagaagcaaacttcaaaaTCATGTAGAGTTGTTgtgcattaaattaaatttgcaCAAATGTAGAAGATGCATACTTGAACCATGGCCAAGGAGTACAGTTTCACACTACTGACTGATAAATAGGGGCAGTTGAGCATTAAGACCTGTAATGTGAATGTAGCCTTGGACTTTTCTGGAAAAAGGTGTCCTACTCTGCTTGTCCTGCAATTTCTAGTTCAGGATTAGCCGCATGTGTTAGCCTAGCTGTCTTAGAGAAGCTACTCCAGCATGCCTACAGTctattgtttctgtttttaggccttttttccttttttctttttttttacggacaaaaaaagaagcaaacttcagaaatCATGTCATGTAGATTCGGCAAGACTGCATCTGGTCTAAGTGATAAATCATATTAATGAGATTTTTAGCAAAGCATTTTATCCAAACATATTCATCTTCATTACGACGCATTACTGAACAGACACTCAAAGATATAAAGTATGTTATGTAGGAGCTTCGTAGCTTTTGACAATAGTACAGTGCTTTCAGTATAGGAAACTTTAGTGAGTAGAACAAATAAGACAATGTTATGCACATATGAATTATTGGTAataggggtgggggggtatttaaaatcttttaaaagTAGTTTTCTGGTTTTAACGCAAAACAATGACTTGGTAGACGACCCTGAGGGGGGCAGAGGCAGCACAGCTGACAATGGCAGTGTGTTAAGCTGTTATTCTATTTTGGTTATATTCCCTTATTTACCCCACAGGAGATGTGGCCTGAGAATAATACACTTCCATTATGTAACACTTACATAAGCCTTCATCTGCCTGGGGAGAGAGCAAAAGGCTCACTGcaaacagtatgtgtgtgtgtgtgtgatgaataAAAAAGCATTTTAGTTTTACTTATCCGTGCACTGTGAGAGACAGAATATGTGAAGATCTATTTGTTTGTGGTCCATGGTTTAAATCTGACCATCTGTGACCATCTCCACctgaacctgtgtgtgtgtgtgtgtgtgtgtgtgaatgtttttgtttgtgtgtctccCACCTGGAGAGCTGTCCACCTGAACCACAAAATAGTGATTGGCTGAGCCGTCCTCTTGGGAGCCACTGGCTGCCCCTCCTTCCAGCGTTTCGGGGGGGCCCGTGGTCACCAGGCCATGGGCATTGCTGGCCGACTGACTGGCGGGGTTGTCACAGGCGGCCGCATCGCACTCTGAAACCGTGTCTGCCAGGGAGGAGGAGCGGCGCAGGGGGGCGCCACGGGGTTCCACAGTCAGGCGGCCTTCCATCCTTTGCAGCTTGGACAAGCACCAGTTCTTCAGCTCGTTCACTACTGAGGCCTGCTTAAGGGCCCCACAGAGAGGGCAGAGAGaccattactgacacagcaGGAGTGCCACACTGTTTTTGCACATGCTGCCTGCCTTCTTTAGAAACTGGCCCCTGTTTGTAATTGTATGTCATACATTCATAAGCAAATGTTTTGGTACCCTGTCCAAGTAAACAAATACTTTAAGTATGAAATGAGGAGAACAAACAACAGTTGTGCATTAAAATGGGCACAAACATAGGAgaaaagtttgcggacacctgctcatgcaatgtgtcttccaaaatcaagagagTTTGTCCTCTCTTTGCTGTAGTTAATGTctctactcttttgggaaggcttTCCGATTGATtttgaaacactgctgtgaggatttgattgcatttagccacaaaagGTACTAAATAGAGAGAAAACTCCAGAGAAAGCAGTTCTATTCTTTATATCCCTCTAACACTTGCCTTTGGCCATGGCGGTCTTAGTCTCATATGCAGCTCCTCCAGAGCGTCCCATTCTATTTACAGTGTTTTCTATAGagattacacaagctgtgtgtgcatttgaccACCTGTGTCGGCAGGGGGTGCACTTTATTGCAGCTCAAGTCACTAAtgagaaagggtgtccacaaacctttgacATACAGTTACATTTTCAACTGAACATGTATTTGAATCAGGGCTGCCTAAATGTAGGCATACAACTAATACTTGGGTATATAACACATGTTTATCACAACAAACTAGGGAATgatctaaaaaataataaaatatttaaaaatcaaatacttctatattttttttgttccttGTAGTGGTTGTTTCTTTACCTGTCTCTTTTCACCCTCTAGGCGTTCCTGTTTGGCTCTCTGATCAATGCGGTGTAAGCACTCAGCCCTTTCAGCAGACACTCTCTCTATCGTCATTTTATCTAGAGCTCTGATCTAAAATCAGCGGGAAACATGGGTCAtttctgcagtgttacacacaCACGGGGACATATGCAAAAGCTGGAAATAAAATGTAGGTCAGATCTACATCTGTCCCGTGGATCCTCAGTAATGCAGTGAAGAGGTAGGAATGTGTGTGCACGCACCTGGTGTTTGTTCTTGCGGTCCAGCTGTCCCATTTTGTTGTTCATGAGCTCCTGCACAGTGTGGATCTCTGACTTCATCTCCTCTTTGGTGGCCTCCAGCTGGTTCTCCAGCTTATTGATGAGCGGTTCACACCTGCAGCCGTTGAGCGGGGCCTGCAGGACCACGGCACAAACAGGAAATCACTCTTTTAGAGGGTTACACAATAGTCATGATGTCAGATGCAGCTTTTAAAAGATTGTGTAAGCAGTAAGCAAAACGCAATGTTGTATATGCAGAAATGCCAGACGTATGAAGTGTAACCTCTATGCTGAGAACTGGTCAACATCAGTCTCATTCAATTTTAGCATGTGGAAAACAGGCTCCTACTTAATACTACAGTTTTCATAAACTTCATACGGCCTtaagcaaatgtttggacacccattTTCTAAATCTCTCTTAAGCGacgttggccggcacaggcgccCGTTAGCTGGTGGGGTGGAGCTGGGGATTTGGCGCTCTCCTCTGAGTGTGTACGCTGcccggaggagacatgtgttaagtccttaccctcctagtgtcgggagcattgctagtgctatggggagctacgaacgggtgggttaactggcagtaccaaattggtggaaaagggaaaaatttgATAAACAAAAAGTTTCTGTAGGAAACTGGTCATGATTTTTGCTTTAGAATATGAAAAGGATGTAAACTTGTTTTTTAGAAAATCAAAAGCATGTTGAATCTGACCTGGgatgcccaaacgtttgcatggAGCTAAAGTTAGCCATATTAGCCCTGGCTTGGAGACTTATCTTTTTAATAGCAGCTCCTGTTATGGGAATTACTGGAGCTTTACAACATTACCTGCATGATCTTGCCCTCTTTGTCCCTGTAGAGTGTGTAGAGCTGGTAGGCCTTGTAACTGTGTGGCGGAGGCACAGCGACGGGAGGGGAA
Coding sequences within it:
- the ankrd6b gene encoding ankyrin repeat domain-containing protein 6b isoform X3, producing MSQQDAAWVRTLSERLLVASHKGQADHVVQLINKGAKVAVTKGDQTALHRAAVVGNSDVISALIQEGCALDRQDKDGNTALHEVAWHGFSQSVKLLVKAGANVHAKNKAGNTALHLACQNGHTQSSKVLLLGGARPDSKNNVGDTCLHVSARYNHVCVIRILLGVFCSVSERNQAGDTALHVAAVLNHKKTARLLLEAGTDSSIRNNVGQTALDQAREHNNPEVALLLTKAPQIQSFSRGRSVRKRRDKLKAEGRAQSVPRDEMLPSKESMSPAEDTPSSDRTARRREERRSETPDTTEEHPKKSRDKSRVKDKPSLSDPLSRSENKRSEQKKKNKPKVSPPVAVPPPHSYKAYQLYTLYRDKEGKIMQAPLNGCRCEPLINKLENQLEATKEEMKSEIHTVQELMNNKMGQLDRKNKHQIRALDKMTIERVSAERAECLHRIDQRAKQERLEGEKRQQASVVNELKNWCLSKLQRMEGRLTVEPRGAPLRRSSSLADTVSECDAAACDNPASQSASNAHGLVTTGPPETLEGGAASGSQEDGSANHYFVVQVDSSPDDKQNGRDPTCSLAQDKSVSSSPRVVRPKERALLSADPHRLQREPQDSAQQEAWPVLKPSRASSLSPATERRCSSRQDHERDRQVKERGRHHKKHSQGRTKGRGGTKTLEVFGERPAEAESTFAQERANMHALEVTQYFFEAVSTQMERWYERKIYEARMQADQRAQADRAALLERITCLEDELRLLRTKKQEDS
- the ankrd6b gene encoding ankyrin repeat domain-containing protein 6b isoform X2; its protein translation is MSQQDAAWVRTLSERLLVASHKGQADHVVQLINKGAKVAVTKYGRTPLHLAAYKGHLEVVRILLKAGCDLDIEDDGDQTALHRAAVVGNSDVISALIQEGCALDRQDKDGNTALHEVAWHGFSQSVKLLVKAGANVHAKNKAGNTALHLACQNGHTQSSKVLLLGGARPDSKNNVGDTCLHVSARYNHVCVIRILLGVFCSVSERNQAGDTALHVAAVLNHKKTARLLLEAGTDSSIRNNVGQTALDQAREHNNPEVALLLTKAPQIQSFSRGRSVRKRRDKLKAEGRAQSVPRDEMLPSKESMSPAEDTPSSDRTARRREERRSETPDTTEEHPKKSRDKSRVKDKPSLSDPLSRSENKRSEQKKKNKPKVSPPVAVPPPHSYKAYQLYTLYRDKEGKIMQAPLNGCRCEPLINKLENQLEATKEEMKSEIHTVQELMNNKMGQLDRKNKHQIRALDKMTIERVSAERAECLHRIDQRAKQERLEGEKRQASVVNELKNWCLSKLQRMEGRLTVEPRGAPLRRSSSLADTVSECDAAACDNPASQSASNAHGLVTTGPPETLEGGAASGSQEDGSANHYFVVQVDSSPDDKQNGRDPTCSLAQDKSVSSSPRVVRPKERALLSADPHRLQREPQDSAQQEAWPVLKPSRASSLSPATERRCSSRQDHERDRQVKERGRHHKKHSQGRTKGRGGTKTLEVFGERPAEAESTFAQERANMHALEVTQYFFEAVSTQMERWYERKIYEARMQADQRAQADRAALLERITCLEDELRLLRTKKQEDS
- the ankrd6b gene encoding ankyrin repeat domain-containing protein 6b isoform X1 — its product is MSQQDAAWVRTLSERLLVASHKGQADHVVQLINKGAKVAVTKYGRTPLHLAAYKGHLEVVRILLKAGCDLDIEDDGDQTALHRAAVVGNSDVISALIQEGCALDRQDKDGNTALHEVAWHGFSQSVKLLVKAGANVHAKNKAGNTALHLACQNGHTQSSKVLLLGGARPDSKNNVGDTCLHVSARYNHVCVIRILLGVFCSVSERNQAGDTALHVAAVLNHKKTARLLLEAGTDSSIRNNVGQTALDQAREHNNPEVALLLTKAPQIQSFSRGRSVRKRRDKLKAEGRAQSVPRDEMLPSKESMSPAEDTPSSDRTARRREERRSETPDTTEEHPKKSRDKSRVKDKPSLSDPLSRSENKRSEQKKKNKPKVSPPVAVPPPHSYKAYQLYTLYRDKEGKIMQAPLNGCRCEPLINKLENQLEATKEEMKSEIHTVQELMNNKMGQLDRKNKHQIRALDKMTIERVSAERAECLHRIDQRAKQERLEGEKRQQASVVNELKNWCLSKLQRMEGRLTVEPRGAPLRRSSSLADTVSECDAAACDNPASQSASNAHGLVTTGPPETLEGGAASGSQEDGSANHYFVVQVDSSPDDKQNGRDPTCSLAQDKSVSSSPRVVRPKERALLSADPHRLQREPQDSAQQEAWPVLKPSRASSLSPATERRCSSRQDHERDRQVKERGRHHKKHSQGRTKGRGGTKTLEVFGERPAEAESTFAQERANMHALEVTQYFFEAVSTQMERWYERKIYEARMQADQRAQADRAALLERITCLEDELRLLRTKKQEDS